In one window of Nicotiana tabacum cultivar K326 chromosome 12, ASM71507v2, whole genome shotgun sequence DNA:
- the LOC107795363 gene encoding beta-glucosidase 13 isoform X2, which produces MAMRRTLFSFFCFLFINLFALTSSAAIPAKRFYGPFNETAFPFDFVFGASSAAYQIEGEALKGGRGPSIWDTFTRQHPEKIFDRSTGDVAVDFYHRYKEDIQLLKELGFKAFRLSISWSRILPYGKVSKGVNPEGIKFYNNVFNELISNGITPFVTLFHWDTPQALEDEYGGFMSSQIAKDYGDFVDICFKEFGDRVKYWITLNEPLSYSMNGYAKGTFAPGRCSNFVGNCTKGNSGTEPYIVAHNLLLAHATGVKVYKEKYQKTQKGQIGVTLVTHWFVPKINTPQGLKAPIRALDFMLGWFLDPITYGDYPTSMKAIVGRRLPKFTPEQSKLVKGSMDFLGINYYTTYYASPMLSINRLNLSYTTDNLADLTTQKDGKPIGTPTALDWLFIYPRGIYGLMLHIKNKYNNPPIYITENGMAEANNNALSLKESLNDDTRIKYYEGHLWFLSKAIKDGANVKGHFVWSFLDDYEWDAGFTVRFGLTFVDYKNGLKRYHKKSAYWYKDFLLYTGK; this is translated from the exons ATGGCTATGAGAAGAACTCTCTTTAgcttcttctgctttctttttatcAATTTGTTTGCTTTAACGAGCTCTGCTGCAATTCCAGCAAAACGGTTTTATGGTCCATTTAATGAAACAGCATTTCCTTTTGACTTTGTTTTTGGTGCTTCATCTGCTGCTTACCAG ATAGAAGGAGAAGCTCTTAAAGGAGGCAGAGGACCAAGTATATGGGATACTTTCACTCGCCAACACCCAG AAAAGATCTTTGACCGTTCGACTGGAGATGTTGCTGTTGATTTCTATCATCGGTATAAG GAAGACATTCAATTGCTTAAGGAACTGGGATTTAAAGCTTTCAGGTTATCTATCTCTTGGTCTCGGATTTTACCAT ATGGGAAGGTAAGCAAAGGAGTGAATCCAGAAGGCATTAAATTTTACAATAATGTCTTCAACGAACTTATCTCTAATG GTATTACTCCATTTGTGACTCTATTCCACTGGGACACACCACAAGCCCTTGAAGATGAATATGGAGGGTTTATGAGCTCACAAATTGC GAAAGACTATGGTGATTTTGTGGACATTTGCTTCAAAGAATTTGGAGATAGAGTGAAGTATTGGATCACTTTGAATGAGCCACTCTCTTATAGTATGAATGGATATGCAAAAGGAACCTTTGCACCAGGAAGATGTTCTAATTTTGTAGGAAATTGTACAAAGGGTAACTCTGGAACTGAGCCATATATTGTGGCTCATAACTTGCTTCTTGCCCATGCAACTGGTGTTAAggtgtacaaagaaaaatatCAG aAAACTCAGAAAGGCCAGATAGGAGTTACTTTGGTCACTCACTGGTTTGTGCCCAAAATCAACACACCTCAAGGACTCAAGGCTCCAATAAGAGCTCTTGACTTTATGCTTGGGTG GTTTTTGGATCCAATAACATATGGTGACTATCCAACAAGCATGAAAGCTATTGTAGGGCGTAGGCTCCCAAAATTCACACCAGAGCAATCAAAGTTAGTGAAAGGATCAATGGATTTCTTAGGAATTAATTACTATACTACATATTATGCTTCTCCTATGCTTTCCATCAATAGGCTTAACCTCAGCTACACCACAGACAATCTTGCTGATCTTACAA CACAAAAGGACGGAAAACCTATTGGCACACCg ACTGCTTTGGATTGGCTTTTCATTTATCCAAGAGGAATCTATGGTCTTATGCTTCACATCAAGAATAAATACAACAATCCTCCCATCTACATCACTGAAAATG GAATGGCAGAAGCCAATAATAACGCATTGTCACTTAAAGAATCTCTTAATGACGACACGAGGATTAAGTATTATGAGGGTCATCTATGGTTTCTATCAAAAGCTATAAA GGATGGAGCAAATGTAAAAGGACATTTTGTGTGGTCATTTTTAGATGACTATGAATGGGATGCTGGTTTTACTGTCCGATTTGGCCTCACTTTTGTTGATTACAAAAATGGACTGAAGCGATACCATAAGAAATCTGCTTATTGGTACAAGGACTTTCTCTTGTATACCGgcaaataa
- the LOC107795363 gene encoding beta-glucosidase 13 isoform X1 yields the protein MAMRRTLFSFFCFLFINLFALTSSAAIPAKRFYGPFNKTAFPSDFAFGASSAAYQIEGEALKGGRGPSIWDTFTRQHPEKIFDRSTGDVAVDFYHRYKEDIQLLKELGFKAFRLSISWSRILPYGKVSKGVNPEGIKFYNNVFNELISNGITPFVTLFHWDTPQALEDEYGGFMSSQIAKDYGDFVDICFKEFGDRVKYWITLNEPLSYSMNGYAKGTFAPGRCSNFVGNCTKGNSGTEPYIVAHNLLLAHATGVKVYKEKYQKTQKGQIGVTLVTHWFVPKINTPQGLKAPIRALDFMLGWFLDPITYGDYPTSMKAIVGRRLPKFTPEQSKLVKGSMDFLGINYYTTYYASPMLSINRLNLSYTTDNLADLTTQKDGKPIGTPTALDWLFIYPRGIYGLMLHIKNKYNNPPIYITENGMAEANNNALSLKESLNDDTRIKYYEGHLWFLSKAIKDGANVKGHFVWSFLDDYEWDAGFTVRFGLTFVDYKNGLKRYHKKSAYWYKDFLLYTGK from the exons ATGGCTATGAGAAGAACTCTCTTTAgcttcttctgctttctttttatcAATTTGTTTGCTTTAACGAGCTCTGCTGCAATTCCAGCAAAACGGTTTTATGGTCCATTTAATAAAACAGCATTTCCTTCTGACTTTGCTTTTGGTGCTTCATCTGCTGCTTACCAG ATAGAAGGAGAAGCTCTTAAAGGAGGCAGAGGACCAAGTATATGGGATACTTTCACTCGCCAACACCCAG AAAAGATCTTTGACCGTTCGACTGGAGATGTTGCTGTTGATTTCTATCATCGGTATAAG GAAGACATTCAATTGCTTAAGGAACTGGGATTTAAAGCTTTCAGGTTATCTATCTCTTGGTCTCGGATTTTACCAT ATGGGAAGGTAAGCAAAGGAGTGAATCCAGAAGGCATTAAATTTTACAATAATGTCTTCAACGAACTTATCTCTAATG GTATTACTCCATTTGTGACTCTATTCCACTGGGACACACCACAAGCCCTTGAAGATGAATATGGAGGGTTTATGAGCTCACAAATTGC GAAAGACTATGGTGATTTTGTGGACATTTGCTTCAAAGAATTTGGAGATAGAGTGAAGTATTGGATCACTTTGAATGAGCCACTCTCTTATAGTATGAATGGATATGCAAAAGGAACCTTTGCACCAGGAAGATGTTCTAATTTTGTAGGAAATTGTACAAAGGGTAACTCTGGAACTGAGCCATATATTGTGGCTCATAACTTGCTTCTTGCCCATGCAACTGGTGTTAAggtgtacaaagaaaaatatCAG aAAACTCAGAAAGGCCAGATAGGAGTTACTTTGGTCACTCACTGGTTTGTGCCCAAAATCAACACACCTCAAGGACTCAAGGCTCCAATAAGAGCTCTTGACTTTATGCTTGGGTG GTTTTTGGATCCAATAACATATGGTGACTATCCAACAAGCATGAAAGCTATTGTAGGGCGTAGGCTCCCAAAATTCACACCAGAGCAATCAAAGTTAGTGAAAGGATCAATGGATTTCTTAGGAATTAATTACTATACTACATATTATGCTTCTCCTATGCTTTCCATCAATAGGCTTAACCTCAGCTACACCACAGACAATCTTGCTGATCTTACAA CACAAAAGGACGGAAAACCTATTGGCACACCg ACTGCTTTGGATTGGCTTTTCATTTATCCAAGAGGAATCTATGGTCTTATGCTTCACATCAAGAATAAATACAACAATCCTCCCATCTACATCACTGAAAATG GAATGGCAGAAGCCAATAATAACGCATTGTCACTTAAAGAATCTCTTAATGACGACACGAGGATTAAGTATTATGAGGGTCATCTATGGTTTCTATCAAAAGCTATAAA GGATGGAGCAAATGTAAAAGGACATTTTGTGTGGTCATTTTTAGATGACTATGAATGGGATGCTGGTTTTACTGTCCGATTTGGCCTCACTTTTGTTGATTACAAAAATGGACTGAAGCGATACCATAAGAAATCTGCTTATTGGTACAAGGACTTTCTCTTGTATACCGgcaaataa